The Natranaerobius trueperi region AATTGTATAATAATACTTCAGAAACAAAATGTTGCAGCCTTAGCTGCAACATAGATAATCTTAATACTTGTATATCAGTTCTACTGTTTTTTCAGCTACTATTCCTGTAAAGTAAATACACTGATCTAAATGTTCTTGACTTCCAAATTGATAATCTTTAATAAGAGCTCTACAACAGTTACTGTGGTTTTCTTTTACAAACCAATCATGTAATTCTTTTGAAGCTTTCATTATTTTTTCATTATCTTTTTTAAATTCAGCTCGTCCAAAAACTAGACCTAATGCCATAATCCCTCCTGATACTGCCCCACAAGAACATCCTGCTCCGCCAAACCCTATAGGAAAGCCAGAAGCTAATTTTACTACGTCTTTGGGGAGCGGTTCCTCTAAAAGCTCGTTAATTGTATATAATATTGCTTCAGAGCATAAGTAGTCACCTTCACGATAATGTTTCTCTGCTTTCTCACGAGCTTTTTGTTTCATTTGTTTTTCACTTATCTTAGAAATTGCACTTAACAAAATATCCCCTCCTTGAAATTGTATTCTTATACTTAAATTATATAGGTGCTAAATTTTAGTAACAAATAGTTTTTATAAATATTACCAACGGGTTGTATAGCTATTTTTTATACAGATGGATAAAAAGAACTGTACCCCTAAATATAGAGGTACAGTTCTTTTTATCTACTTCCTGGTTTTATAGGTCGACCATACTTTTCACATAAAGGACAGTCATCTGGTTCATATGCTTCTAGGTCTAATTTTAATAATGCATGATATTTATCTTTATAATCACTTAATTTACTTTTCTTAATATCTTTACACCTATCTACAAGTACTGCAATATCTTTAACTTCTCCACCAGCATCTTCTACTACATCTATTACTTCCTTAACAGAACCACCCGTAGTAACTACATCTTCTACAACTAATACTTTTGCACCTTTAGGTATCTCAAAGCCACGACGTAGTTTCATTACTCCATCCTCTCGTTCAGTAAAAAGTCCAAAGACATTATAATGTTTTGCAATTTCATAAGATAAAGTAATACCACCAACGGCAGGTCCAATTACTAAATCATACTCACCTGTTAACTTCTTAGTTAGCTCTTTAACTAATATTTCTGTATAATATGGTGATTTTAAAACTTGAGCACATTGAATATAGTGGCTTCCATGTTTACCGGATGTATAAAGGTAATGTCCTTCCATAATAGCACCCGCTTCTTTAAATAAGTTATATATTTTTTGTTGATACATACTAAAAACCTCCCTCGTAATTAAACATTTCTTCGTATATTTTTGAAACTGCATGTATTTTCGACTCTCGGTCATGATAACCTGTTATTGGACGTCCGATAACCAAATGAGTTGAACCTTTTTGTAACGCTTCTTTTGGTGAAAGAGTCCTTTTTTGATCACCCTTTGTTGAAAATTTAGGTCTAATACCAGGTGTGACTATAGAAAAGTTCTCAGGACAAGCTTCACTTATAATAGCTGCTTCTTTTGCAGAAGCGACAACCCCGTCAAGGCCTGATGATTTAGCTAGTAAAGCATACTCTTTTACTTTTTGTTCAATCGAACCAGAAAATCCAATTTCCTTTTGGAATGTTTCATTATCAATACTAGTCAAGATAGTAACACCTAAAATTTTAGGTGGGGTTATCCCTAAGTGTTCTGCTTTATTTTGTACATGTTCGACTGTTCTTTCCATCATTTCTCTCCCTCCTGAAATATGGAGGTTAAACATAGAAACACCTAGTTCAGTTAAAACTTTACCTGTTTTAGCAACTGTATTTGGAATATCATGACATTTTAAATCAAGGAAAACTTGTTTATCATATTTTCGTAGTTTTTTTATTATTTCTGGACCCGCTGAATAAAAAAGCTCCATTCCAACTTTGTAATAATTAACCTGGTCTCCCAATTGTTCTACTATTGCTATTGCTTCTTTTTCTGAAGATACATCTAAGGCCACAATCAGTTTATCGTTATTCAAATTATTTCCCTCCCAAAGTTTTAATTATTTCTATGAGAAAGACCCACTAACTCTTCGATGTCAGTAATACCTTCATCTATACAGTACTTTTCTAGCCCCTCAATAATTTCTTTACTAACAGTTGGGTTCATAAAATTTGCGGTACCAACAGCGATAGCAGATGCACCTGCTATTATCATTTCTATAGCATCATTTACATTTGATATACCTCCGAGTCCCATTATCGGAACATTAACTACTTGACTTACCTCAAAAACACATCGAAGAGCAATTGGTTTAATTGCTGGGCCAGATAAACCTGCTACTTCATTATCAAATACTGGTTTTTTACTATCTAGTGAAATAGCCATACCTTTAAGTGTATTAATTAACGAAAGAGCTGAAGTACCTCCTTGTTCACAAGCTCTAGCAATAGTTTTGATATCTGTTACATTTGGTGTTAACTTAGTTATAATTGGTAAATCAGTATTATCTTTAACTGTATTAACTACGTCAAAAGTAAGTTCAGGGTCTACACCAAAAGCTAGACCACCTTTTTTTACATTCGGACACGATACATTAATTTCAAGACCTTTAATATTTTCACACTTTGAGAGTTTTTCAGCTAACCTAGCATATTCTTCAAGCTTATTACCAGAAATATTTACAATGACGTTTATATCTCTTTGTTTCAAAGTCTCAAGAATATTATCTATAAAATAATCTACACCTGGGTTCATAAGACCAATAGAATTCAAAAGACCTGAAGGAGTTTCATAAAGTCTAGTTCCTGTATTTCCGTCTCTAGGTTCTAATGTAAGTCCTTTAACTACAACTGCACCTAAATCTGAAGGATCAACAACTGGTTGATATTCAGTACCAAAACCAAAGGTACCTGATGCTACTGCTACAGGGTTTTTCATATTAATACCTGCAAAATTCACTCGTAAATCAACACAATTATTCATTAATAAACACCTCATTTCCAGAAAAAACAGGTCCATCTGTACATACTTGTTTTAA contains the following coding sequences:
- the pyrF gene encoding orotidine-5'-phosphate decarboxylase, which produces MNNDKLIVALDVSSEKEAIAIVEQLGDQVNYYKVGMELFYSAGPEIIKKLRKYDKQVFLDLKCHDIPNTVAKTGKVLTELGVSMFNLHISGGREMMERTVEHVQNKAEHLGITPPKILGVTILTSIDNETFQKEIGFSGSIEQKVKEYALLAKSSGLDGVVASAKEAAIISEACPENFSIVTPGIRPKFSTKGDQKRTLSPKEALQKGSTHLVIGRPITGYHDRESKIHAVSKIYEEMFNYEGGF
- the pyrE gene encoding orotate phosphoribosyltransferase, with product MYQQKIYNLFKEAGAIMEGHYLYTSGKHGSHYIQCAQVLKSPYYTEILVKELTKKLTGEYDLVIGPAVGGITLSYEIAKHYNVFGLFTEREDGVMKLRRGFEIPKGAKVLVVEDVVTTGGSVKEVIDVVEDAGGEVKDIAVLVDRCKDIKKSKLSDYKDKYHALLKLDLEAYEPDDCPLCEKYGRPIKPGSR
- a CDS encoding C-GCAxxG-C-C family protein, with protein sequence MKQKAREKAEKHYREGDYLCSEAILYTINELLEEPLPKDVVKLASGFPIGFGGAGCSCGAVSGGIMALGLVFGRAEFKKDNEKIMKASKELHDWFVKENHSNCCRALIKDYQFGSQEHLDQCIYFTGIVAEKTVELIYKY
- a CDS encoding dihydroorotate dehydrogenase, which produces MNNCVDLRVNFAGINMKNPVAVASGTFGFGTEYQPVVDPSDLGAVVVKGLTLEPRDGNTGTRLYETPSGLLNSIGLMNPGVDYFIDNILETLKQRDINVIVNISGNKLEEYARLAEKLSKCENIKGLEINVSCPNVKKGGLAFGVDPELTFDVVNTVKDNTDLPIITKLTPNVTDIKTIARACEQGGTSALSLINTLKGMAISLDSKKPVFDNEVAGLSGPAIKPIALRCVFEVSQVVNVPIMGLGGISNVNDAIEMIIAGASAIAVGTANFMNPTVSKEIIEGLEKYCIDEGITDIEELVGLSHRNN